The following coding sequences lie in one Musa acuminata AAA Group cultivar baxijiao chromosome BXJ3-1, Cavendish_Baxijiao_AAA, whole genome shotgun sequence genomic window:
- the LOC135628408 gene encoding uncharacterized protein LOC135628408: MDAKLLHPSLYPNHCYLIRARPLTTSLTRLRLHLLRATNENEVASTGDKPSGDSAAAADTASVPASPSRPPPTTLNIRYRRRSRNQARQQSARKPPPKKDWESMTLGEKAVELYVGEKGVLFWLNKFAYASIFIIAGGWILFRFVGPSLGLYQLDSAPLPPSAIFKG; this comes from the coding sequence ATGGATGCCAAATTGCTGCATCCTTCCCTCTATCCCAATCACTGCTACCTCATAAGGGCACGCCCTCTCACAACCTCCCTCACCCGCCTCCGTCTCCATCTTCTCCGAGCGACCAACGAGAATGAAGTCGCAAGCACGGGTGACAAGCCCAGCGGTGACTCAGCTGCAGCAGCGGACACCGCATCAGTCCCCGCGTCGCCGTCCCGGCCGCCGCCGACCACCCTCAACATCAGGTACCGGCGACGGTCGCGGAACCAGGCCCGGCAGCAGAGCGCCAGGAAACCCCCGCCGAAGAAGGACTGGGAGTCCATGACGCTGGGCGAGAAGGCGGTGGAGCTCTATGTGGGGGAGAAGGGCGTCCTCTTCTGGCTCAACAAGTTCGCCTACGCCTCCATCTTCATCATCGCCGGAGGGTGGATCCTCTTCCGCTTCGTCGGCCCTTCCCTCGGCCTCTACCAGCTTGACTCTGCTCCTTTGCCCCCGTCCGCCATTTTCAAAGGCTGA